A region of Methyloversatilis discipulorum DNA encodes the following proteins:
- a CDS encoding YfgM family protein → MAALDLEEQEQLSAIKAWWNQWGNAITWVVIAISAAIIGQQAWSWYNRDQSVKASAVFDTLQEAALAGDLKKTREAAGELTEHYASSPYASLGALLSAKVHVENSDTKTARAQLEWVKDKAPEDVLRDLARLRLAYVLIEEQAFDDAAKLLDGKAEASLEARFLEARGDLHLMRDQRDEARAAYQSALTKLDDMIKAEGAAASLAQQGYRSVIEIKLDAVGGKQ, encoded by the coding sequence ATGGCAGCACTCGATCTGGAAGAACAGGAACAGCTCTCCGCCATCAAGGCGTGGTGGAACCAGTGGGGCAATGCGATCACCTGGGTGGTGATCGCCATTTCGGCTGCCATCATCGGCCAGCAGGCCTGGAGCTGGTACAACCGTGACCAGTCGGTCAAGGCGAGTGCCGTGTTCGACACGCTGCAGGAGGCGGCACTGGCAGGCGACCTGAAGAAGACGCGCGAAGCGGCTGGAGAACTGACCGAACACTACGCCAGCAGCCCGTATGCGTCGCTGGGCGCACTGCTGTCGGCCAAGGTGCATGTCGAGAACAGCGATACCAAGACGGCCCGCGCGCAGCTCGAATGGGTGAAGGACAAGGCGCCGGAGGACGTGCTGCGCGATCTGGCCCGCCTGCGCCTGGCCTACGTCTTGATCGAGGAGCAGGCGTTCGACGACGCCGCGAAGCTGCTCGACGGCAAGGCCGAGGCCTCGCTGGAGGCCCGCTTCCTCGAAGCACGTGGCGACCTGCACCTGATGCGCGACCAGCGTGACGAGGCGCGTGCCGCCTATCAGTCCGCGCTGACCAAGCTGGACGACATGATCAAGGCCGAAGGCGCGGCCGCTTCGCTGGCCCAGCAGGGCTACCGCAGCGTGATCGAAATCAAGCTGGACGCCGTGGGAGGCAAGCAGTGA
- the bamB gene encoding outer membrane protein assembly factor BamB has product MKRASALLLVAALSGCSSLSLDSLNPFSGPSKPKVPPLGVIQPTAQLAEVWRFGAGKSENFVFEPAVIGGTVYVASREGSIARIDDGRQIWKIDAGKNLSGGVGANERMLVVGTEKGEVLAFSADGKPMWQGSVTSEVLSAPEVSDDMVFVRSADSRIQAFAAADGARKWNYQRANPALTLRTHAGLITTPSLVLAGFPGGKLVAINRTNGSAVWESNVALPKGSTELERIADVTSPPVIAGREVCAAAFQGRVACFELSSGTTVWTRDISSSAGIDIDAQNLYISDDKGAVHALDRATGASLWKQDKLAGRFPGKPLALEGFVAVSDVEGIVHLLQRENGAFAARLNGDGSAINAAMQPYGRAFIAQSRAGSVRALSAR; this is encoded by the coding sequence GTGAAACGTGCTTCGGCCCTGCTGCTCGTCGCGGCGCTGAGCGGATGTTCGTCGCTGTCGCTGGACAGTCTGAATCCGTTCAGCGGCCCGTCCAAACCCAAGGTTCCGCCGCTGGGCGTGATCCAGCCGACGGCGCAGCTGGCCGAGGTATGGCGCTTCGGCGCCGGCAAGTCGGAAAATTTCGTGTTCGAACCGGCGGTGATCGGCGGGACGGTCTATGTCGCCTCGCGCGAAGGTTCGATCGCGCGCATCGACGACGGCCGGCAGATCTGGAAGATCGACGCCGGCAAGAATCTGTCGGGCGGCGTCGGCGCCAATGAGCGCATGCTGGTGGTCGGTACCGAAAAGGGCGAAGTGCTCGCCTTTTCCGCCGACGGCAAGCCGATGTGGCAGGGCAGCGTCACGTCGGAAGTGCTCAGCGCGCCCGAAGTGTCGGACGACATGGTGTTCGTGCGCAGCGCCGACAGCCGCATCCAGGCTTTTGCGGCCGCCGACGGTGCCCGCAAGTGGAACTACCAGCGCGCCAATCCGGCGCTGACGCTACGCACCCACGCCGGACTGATCACGACGCCGTCGCTGGTGCTGGCCGGATTCCCCGGCGGCAAGCTGGTGGCGATCAATCGCACCAACGGTTCCGCAGTGTGGGAATCGAACGTCGCGCTGCCCAAGGGCTCGACTGAGCTGGAGCGCATCGCCGACGTGACCAGCCCGCCGGTGATCGCCGGCCGTGAAGTGTGTGCTGCCGCCTTCCAGGGACGCGTCGCCTGCTTCGAGCTGAGCAGCGGAACCACCGTCTGGACGCGCGACATTTCGAGCAGCGCCGGCATCGACATCGATGCACAGAATCTCTACATCAGCGATGACAAGGGTGCCGTGCATGCGCTGGATCGCGCCACCGGCGCCAGCCTGTGGAAGCAGGACAAGCTGGCCGGCCGTTTCCCCGGCAAGCCGCTGGCACTTGAGGGATTTGTTGCGGTCAGCGATGTCGAAGGTATCGTGCACCTGCTGCAGCGCGAGAACGGCGCTTTTGCCGCCCGCCTGAATGGTGACGGCAGTGCCATCAACGCGGCGATGCAGCCTTACGGACGCGCATTCATCGCCCAGAGCCGCGCCGGCAGCGTGCGCGCGCTGTCGGCACGCTGA
- the der gene encoding ribosome biogenesis GTPase Der: MKPVLVLVGRPNVGKSTLFNRLTKTRDALVADFPGLTRDRHYGNGRMGDRPFLVVDTGGFEPTARDGIMVEMAQQAEQAIAEADVLVFIVDGRAGLTAHDREIAARLRRVGKPLVLAVNKAEGMRREIVAAEFHELGLGDIHVISSAHGEGVRNLVDHCLEPFPQDPQDEDDVRGPKIAVAGRPNVGKSTLINALLGEERVIAFDQAGTTRDAISIPFQRGGKEYTLIDTAGLRRKGRVFESIEKFSVIKTVQAIEQSNVCVLVLDATQEVSDQDAHIGGFIVESGRALVLVVNKWDAVDSYRREIFKREIARKLGFLGFARQLYISALEGQGVSGIFGAVDAAYAAAMIKLPTPRLTRALQAAVEKQAPPKHGLFRPKMRYAHQGGMNPPVIVIHGSALEHIADSYRRFLERSFLETFKLQGTPLRVQFRTAHNPFAAREK, translated from the coding sequence TTGAAACCCGTACTGGTACTGGTCGGTCGCCCCAATGTGGGCAAGTCGACACTGTTCAACCGCCTCACCAAGACGCGCGATGCGCTGGTCGCCGATTTTCCCGGGCTGACCCGTGATCGCCACTATGGCAACGGCCGCATGGGCGACCGCCCCTTTCTGGTGGTCGACACCGGCGGCTTCGAGCCGACCGCGCGCGACGGCATCATGGTCGAGATGGCGCAGCAGGCCGAGCAGGCGATCGCCGAAGCCGATGTGCTGGTGTTCATCGTCGATGGCCGCGCCGGTCTGACCGCGCACGACCGCGAAATCGCGGCCCGGCTGCGCCGCGTCGGCAAGCCGCTGGTGCTGGCGGTGAACAAGGCCGAGGGCATGCGGCGCGAAATCGTCGCGGCCGAGTTCCATGAACTCGGACTGGGCGACATCCACGTCATTTCGTCGGCCCATGGCGAGGGCGTGCGCAATCTGGTCGATCACTGCCTCGAACCTTTCCCGCAGGATCCGCAGGACGAAGACGATGTCCGCGGCCCGAAGATTGCCGTGGCCGGTCGTCCGAATGTCGGCAAGTCGACGTTGATCAACGCGCTGCTCGGTGAGGAGCGTGTGATCGCCTTCGACCAGGCCGGCACCACGCGCGACGCGATCAGCATTCCGTTCCAGCGTGGCGGCAAGGAGTACACGCTGATCGACACCGCCGGGCTGCGGCGCAAAGGCCGGGTATTCGAGTCGATCGAGAAGTTCTCGGTGATCAAGACAGTGCAGGCGATCGAGCAGTCCAACGTCTGCGTACTGGTGCTCGACGCGACCCAGGAAGTGTCTGATCAAGACGCCCACATCGGCGGTTTCATCGTCGAGAGCGGCCGTGCGCTGGTGCTGGTGGTCAACAAGTGGGACGCGGTTGACAGCTACCGCCGCGAAATCTTCAAGCGCGAGATTGCGCGCAAGCTGGGTTTCCTCGGCTTCGCCCGCCAGCTCTACATTTCGGCGCTGGAGGGGCAGGGCGTCAGCGGCATTTTCGGCGCCGTGGACGCCGCCTACGCAGCGGCGATGATCAAGCTGCCGACGCCGCGTCTGACACGGGCGTTGCAGGCAGCGGTCGAAAAGCAGGCGCCGCCCAAGCACGGCCTTTTCCGTCCGAAGATGCGTTACGCGCACCAGGGTGGAATGAATCCGCCGGTCATCGTGATTCACGGCAGCGCGCTGGAGCACATTGCCGACAGTTACCGGCGTTTTCTCGAACGCAGTTTCCTCGAAACCTTCAAGCTTCAGGGCACGCCCTTGCGGGTTCAGTTCCGCACCGCGCACAACCCTTTTGCCGCACGGGAAAAATGA
- the hfq gene encoding RNA chaperone Hfq — protein MSNKGQMLQDPFLNTLRREHVPVAIYLVNGIKLQGQIESFDQYVVLLKNTVTQMVYKHAISTVVPARPVNIQHDQGEGS, from the coding sequence ATGAGCAACAAAGGGCAAATGCTACAAGACCCCTTCCTCAACACCCTGCGCCGTGAGCACGTTCCGGTCGCGATTTACCTGGTCAATGGCATCAAGCTGCAGGGCCAGATCGAGTCTTTCGATCAGTACGTCGTGCTGCTGAAGAACACGGTCACCCAGATGGTTTACAAGCACGCGATTTCCACCGTCGTGCCGGCCCGTCCGGTCAATATCCAGCACGACCAGGGCGAGGGCAGTTGA
- the hflX gene encoding GTPase HflX has protein sequence MFDRPSGGERAVIVQLDLGARDYEDRLDEFTLLVRSAGAEPVARVGGRRQSPDPATFAGKGKVAEILDLANANEADIVLFNHELSPGQQRNLERALSRRVIDRNALILDIFALRARSHEGKLQVELAQLEHLATRLVRGWTHLERQKGGIGLRGPGETQLETDRRLLGQRVKALKEKLERVERQRGVRRKSRERRETPVVALVGYTNAGKSTLFNALTKAGTYAADQLFATLDTTSRQLYLGDFGQVVLSDTVGFIRDLPHTLVAAFHATLEETAGADLLLHVIDASAPDRDAQIAAVDKVLAEIGADAVPQIRVLNKVDLVPALAPGADSGACDTIQTARVSARTGAGLADLRAAVTQRLIDERIAAANRKSPNDDPRGLNLEPSPRSALPVISPSAGDEASSADGANASPDSSILTYPV, from the coding sequence ATGTTTGATCGTCCGTCAGGTGGGGAGCGTGCGGTCATCGTCCAGCTCGACCTTGGCGCGAGGGACTACGAAGACCGTCTCGACGAATTCACGCTGCTGGTGCGCAGTGCCGGTGCCGAGCCGGTCGCTCGCGTCGGTGGGCGCCGGCAGTCGCCGGACCCGGCCACCTTCGCCGGCAAGGGCAAGGTCGCGGAAATCCTCGATCTGGCCAACGCCAACGAGGCCGACATCGTCCTGTTCAACCACGAACTGTCGCCGGGCCAGCAGCGCAATCTAGAGCGCGCGTTGTCGCGTCGTGTGATCGACCGCAATGCGCTCATTCTCGACATCTTCGCGCTGCGTGCGCGCAGCCACGAGGGCAAGCTGCAGGTCGAACTCGCTCAGCTCGAACACCTGGCGACTCGCCTCGTGCGCGGCTGGACTCACCTGGAACGGCAGAAGGGCGGCATCGGCCTGCGCGGTCCGGGCGAAACCCAGCTCGAAACCGACCGCCGTCTGCTCGGGCAACGCGTCAAGGCGCTGAAAGAAAAGCTCGAGCGCGTCGAGCGTCAGCGTGGCGTGCGGCGCAAGTCGCGCGAGCGCCGGGAAACGCCGGTCGTCGCCCTGGTCGGTTATACCAACGCCGGCAAGTCAACGCTGTTCAATGCGCTGACCAAAGCTGGCACCTACGCCGCGGACCAGTTGTTCGCGACGCTGGACACGACATCGCGCCAGCTTTACCTCGGCGACTTCGGCCAGGTGGTGCTGTCAGATACCGTGGGTTTCATCCGCGATCTGCCGCACACGCTGGTCGCCGCCTTCCATGCAACGCTCGAAGAGACCGCGGGCGCCGATCTGCTGTTGCACGTGATCGATGCGTCGGCCCCTGATCGTGACGCGCAGATCGCAGCGGTGGACAAGGTGCTGGCGGAAATCGGTGCCGATGCGGTGCCGCAGATACGTGTGCTGAACAAGGTCGATCTGGTGCCCGCTTTGGCGCCCGGGGCCGATTCCGGGGCCTGTGATACCATTCAAACGGCGCGTGTAAGCGCTCGTACGGGCGCAGGGCTCGCCGATCTGAGGGCGGCAGTCACACAGCGCCTGATTGACGAACGAATAGCTGCCGCCAACCGGAAATCGCCGAACGACGATCCGCGTGGGCTGAATCTGGAACCCTCTCCGAGGTCTGCACTCCCAGTCATCTCACCGTCGGCGGGTGATGAAGCTTCGTCAGCCGACGGAGCGAACGCTTCACCCGACTCATCCATCCTTACTTATCCAGTCTGA
- the hflK gene encoding FtsH protease activity modulator HflK, with the protein MSLNDPRWGNQGGNGNKGGNQGPPDLEDLWRDFNRRLSGMFGGKSSGDGGNEARPPVGPRQFGGGIGIILGLVLIVWLASGLYIVDASQRGVVLRFGKLHETTEPGLQWRLPFPIDSHELVNLTGVRTVEIGYRGSERNKVLNEALMLTDDENIINIQFAVQYILKDPVAYLFQNRLPEDTVVHAAETAMREIVGKSKMDFVLYEGREQIAVDAQRIMQQILDRYQTGIQISKLTLQNAQPPEQVQAAFDDAVKAGQDLERQKNEGQAYANDVIPKARGTASRLMEEANGYKQRIIATAEGDASRFKQVLSEYVKAPEVTRQRMYIDTMQQIMTNTSKLMIDAKGSGNLLYLPLDKLMQQSGVSTDGVARPAEPMTLPPLMSDQTANDARNREALRSRERGER; encoded by the coding sequence ATGTCGCTCAATGACCCCCGCTGGGGCAATCAGGGCGGCAACGGCAACAAGGGCGGCAACCAGGGACCGCCCGATCTGGAAGATCTCTGGCGTGACTTCAATCGTCGACTGTCCGGCATGTTCGGCGGCAAGTCCTCGGGCGATGGAGGCAACGAGGCGCGTCCGCCGGTCGGCCCACGTCAGTTCGGTGGTGGCATCGGCATCATTCTCGGCCTGGTGCTCATCGTCTGGCTGGCCAGCGGTCTCTATATCGTGGATGCCAGCCAGCGCGGCGTCGTGCTGCGCTTCGGCAAGCTGCACGAAACGACCGAGCCGGGCCTGCAGTGGCGCCTGCCGTTTCCGATCGATTCGCACGAGCTGGTCAATCTGACCGGCGTGCGCACGGTCGAAATCGGCTACCGCGGCAGTGAGCGCAACAAGGTGCTGAACGAAGCGCTGATGCTCACCGACGACGAGAACATCATCAACATCCAGTTCGCGGTGCAGTACATCCTGAAGGATCCGGTCGCCTACCTGTTCCAGAACCGCCTGCCGGAAGACACGGTGGTGCACGCGGCCGAGACCGCAATGCGCGAGATCGTCGGCAAGAGCAAGATGGACTTCGTGCTGTACGAAGGGCGCGAACAGATCGCCGTCGATGCGCAGCGCATCATGCAGCAGATCCTCGACCGCTATCAGACCGGCATCCAGATCAGCAAGCTGACGCTGCAGAACGCCCAGCCGCCGGAGCAGGTTCAGGCCGCGTTCGACGACGCGGTGAAGGCGGGTCAGGATCTTGAACGGCAGAAGAACGAGGGTCAGGCCTACGCAAACGATGTCATTCCGAAGGCGCGCGGTACCGCCTCGCGTCTGATGGAAGAAGCCAACGGTTACAAGCAGCGCATCATCGCGACCGCGGAAGGTGACGCCAGCCGCTTCAAGCAGGTGCTCTCAGAATACGTGAAGGCACCCGAAGTGACGCGCCAGCGCATGTACATCGACACCATGCAGCAGATCATGACCAATACGAGCAAGCTGATGATCGACGCCAAGGGCAGCGGCAACCTGCTGTACCTGCCGCTGGACAAGCTGATGCAGCAGTCGGGTGTGTCGACTGATGGCGTTGCCCGTCCGGCTGAGCCGATGACGCTGCCGCCGCTGATGAGCGACCAGACGGCAAATGATGCGCGCAACCGTGAAGCGCTGCGCTCGCGTGAGCGGGGAGAGCGTTGA
- the hflC gene encoding protease modulator HflC, translated as MKEKLPLLLGSIILAIVLASTSLFTVDQRQYAIVFQLGEVRNVIEQPGLHFKWPLVQNVRVFDRRILTLDSADPERFITSEKKNVLVDLFVKWRITDVKQYYISVGGNERLAETRLLQTVNAGLREEFGRRTVHEVVSGERDKIMEDMRSKANVDAVKIGVEIVDVRLKRVDLPSEVSESVYRRMEAERKRVANELRSRGSAEAEKIRADADRQREIIVAEAYREAQKIKGEGDAQAAAIYGSAFGSNPEFYAFYRSMDAYQKSFRSKSDVLVIEPNSDFFRYLKNGSKAPGK; from the coding sequence ATGAAGGAAAAGCTTCCGCTGCTGCTGGGCAGCATCATCCTCGCCATCGTGCTCGCGTCCACCTCGCTGTTCACGGTGGATCAACGTCAGTACGCGATCGTTTTCCAGCTTGGCGAAGTCCGTAACGTGATCGAACAGCCGGGCCTGCATTTCAAGTGGCCACTGGTGCAGAACGTACGCGTGTTCGACCGTCGCATCCTGACGCTGGACAGTGCCGACCCCGAGCGCTTCATCACGTCGGAAAAGAAGAACGTGCTGGTCGACCTGTTCGTGAAGTGGCGCATCACTGATGTCAAGCAGTACTACATTTCGGTGGGCGGCAACGAACGGCTGGCGGAAACGCGCCTGCTGCAGACCGTGAATGCGGGCCTGCGCGAGGAATTCGGTCGCCGCACCGTGCACGAGGTCGTGTCCGGCGAGCGCGACAAGATCATGGAAGACATGCGCAGCAAGGCCAACGTCGATGCGGTGAAGATTGGCGTCGAGATCGTCGACGTGCGTCTCAAACGCGTCGACCTGCCGAGCGAAGTGTCGGAATCGGTCTACCGCCGGATGGAAGCGGAGCGCAAGCGCGTGGCCAACGAACTGCGTTCGCGTGGTTCGGCCGAGGCCGAGAAGATTCGCGCCGATGCCGATCGCCAGCGCGAAATCATCGTTGCCGAAGCCTACCGCGAAGCGCAGAAGATCAAGGGCGAGGGCGATGCCCAAGCGGCCGCGATCTACGGCAGTGCGTTTGGCTCCAATCCCGAGTTCTACGCTTTCTATCGCAGCATGGACGCTTATCAGAAAAGTTTCCGCAGCAAGAGCGACGTGCTTGTGATCGAGCCGAATTCGGATTTCTTCCGCTATCTGAAGAATGGTTCGAAGGCGCCCGGGAAGTAA
- a CDS encoding DUF2065 domain-containing protein, whose translation MESILLIAVGLMLVIEGVLPFVAPRLWRDTFRRATELADGQLRFVGLTSMIIGIALIALFK comes from the coding sequence ATGGAATCAATCCTGTTGATCGCTGTGGGGCTCATGCTCGTCATCGAGGGTGTGCTCCCCTTTGTCGCGCCCCGTCTGTGGCGCGACACCTTCCGACGGGCGACCGAACTGGCAGACGGCCAGTTGCGCTTCGTTGGCCTGACTTCAATGATTATCGGTATCGCGCTGATCGCGCTGTTCAAGTGA
- a CDS encoding ATP phosphoribosyltransferase regulatory subunit: MRRWLLPESIEDLLPDEARQVERLRRGLLDEFALHGYELVSPPLVEYIESLLTGSGRDMDLRTFKLVDQLSGRTMGLRADITPQVARIDSHLLNRNGVVRLCYCGPVVHALPSGFNATREPIQLGAELYGHAGIEADVELIGLLLRALEVAGVQPARVDLGHVGVFRALASRLQSAALRSEDGEQELFAALQCKDLPALRQLLVDEPAQVRDAFMALPGLYGKIDVLARARAELPDWPDIGQALDALAQLAAAIDPAVAGVDLADLRGYHYHSGVSFAVYCAGQAQAIALGGRYDEVGKAFGRSRPASGFSLDLRQLAQLAPTVEAKSAILAPAVSDAALRARVSALRVQGETVIAALPGHDDDVQELACTRQLVFVEGEWQVKPLERKV; encoded by the coding sequence ATGCGTCGCTGGCTGCTTCCTGAATCCATAGAAGACCTGCTCCCCGATGAAGCACGGCAGGTCGAGCGTCTGCGCCGCGGATTGCTCGACGAATTTGCTCTGCACGGTTACGAGCTGGTTTCCCCCCCGTTGGTCGAGTACATCGAGTCGCTGCTGACCGGCAGTGGCCGCGACATGGATCTGCGTACCTTCAAGCTGGTCGATCAGCTGTCGGGTCGCACCATGGGGCTGCGTGCCGACATCACGCCACAGGTGGCGCGCATCGACTCGCACCTGCTCAATCGAAACGGTGTCGTGCGTCTGTGCTACTGCGGTCCGGTCGTGCATGCGCTGCCGTCCGGCTTCAATGCGACGCGTGAGCCGATACAACTCGGCGCCGAGCTGTATGGTCACGCAGGTATCGAAGCCGACGTCGAGCTGATCGGCCTGCTGTTGCGTGCGCTCGAGGTGGCGGGTGTGCAACCGGCGCGCGTCGATCTCGGCCACGTCGGCGTGTTCCGCGCACTGGCTTCGCGCCTGCAATCCGCGGCGCTGCGCAGCGAGGACGGCGAGCAGGAGCTGTTTGCCGCGCTGCAGTGCAAGGACCTGCCGGCGCTGCGCCAGTTGCTCGTCGACGAACCGGCCCAGGTGCGCGACGCCTTCATGGCGCTGCCGGGGCTGTACGGCAAGATCGATGTACTGGCGAGGGCGCGTGCGGAATTGCCGGACTGGCCGGACATCGGCCAGGCGCTGGACGCATTGGCGCAGCTCGCGGCGGCAATCGATCCGGCCGTGGCGGGTGTGGATCTGGCCGATCTGCGCGGCTACCACTATCACAGCGGAGTGAGCTTCGCGGTCTATTGCGCCGGTCAGGCGCAGGCAATCGCGCTGGGCGGGCGCTACGATGAAGTGGGCAAGGCTTTTGGACGGTCGCGGCCGGCAAGCGGGTTCAGCCTCGATCTGCGTCAGTTGGCGCAGCTTGCACCGACGGTCGAGGCGAAGTCGGCCATTCTTGCGCCGGCGGTCTCTGACGCCGCGCTGCGTGCCCGCGTGAGTGCGCTGCGGGTGCAAGGTGAAACGGTGATTGCGGCACTGCCCGGTCACGACGACGATGTGCAGGAACTGGCGTGCACTCGCCAGCTGGTATTTGTTGAAGGTGAGTGGCAGGTGAAGCCGCTCGAAAGAAAGGTTTGA
- a CDS encoding adenylosuccinate synthase encodes MAKNVVVIGSQWGDEGKGKVVDWLTDHAQGVVRFQGGHNAGHTLVIKGQKYALNLIPSGIMRDGVACYIGNGVVLSASHLLSEIDKLEAGGIEVRSRLKVSEACPLILPFHSAVDIAREDARGGAKIGTTGKGIGPAYEDKVARRALRVLDLFHPERFAEKLREVMEFHNFLLEKQLGAKPVDYQQTLDDVLALAPRLLPMVADVSALLHAAHKRGDNLLFEGAQGTLLDVDHGTYPFVTSSNCVAGAASAGAGVGPGMLHYVLGITKAYTTRVGSGPFPSELPIEEEGSVGHHLSTIGHERGTVTGRVRRCGWFDAAALRRSIQINGVTGLCLTKLDVLDGIEELQVCTGYRVNGEVSDLLPLGSERVGACEPIYETLPGWEGTTVGAKRVEDLPANARAYIARIEALCDVPVDMISTGPDREETIVLRHPFE; translated from the coding sequence ATGGCAAAGAACGTAGTGGTCATCGGCAGCCAGTGGGGCGACGAGGGCAAGGGTAAGGTCGTCGATTGGCTGACCGATCACGCGCAGGGCGTCGTGCGCTTCCAGGGCGGCCACAACGCGGGCCACACGCTGGTCATCAAGGGGCAGAAGTACGCGCTGAACCTGATCCCGTCCGGCATCATGCGCGACGGCGTCGCCTGCTACATCGGCAATGGCGTCGTGCTGTCGGCTTCCCATCTGCTGTCGGAAATCGACAAGCTGGAAGCGGGTGGCATCGAGGTGCGTTCGCGCTTGAAGGTGAGCGAGGCCTGCCCGCTCATCCTGCCTTTCCACAGCGCGGTCGATATCGCGCGTGAAGACGCACGTGGCGGCGCCAAGATCGGTACCACTGGCAAGGGCATCGGCCCGGCCTACGAAGACAAGGTCGCGCGCCGCGCGCTGCGCGTGCTCGACCTCTTCCATCCCGAGCGCTTTGCCGAGAAGCTGCGCGAGGTGATGGAATTCCACAACTTCCTGCTGGAGAAGCAGCTTGGCGCCAAGCCGGTCGACTACCAGCAGACGCTGGACGACGTCCTTGCGCTGGCGCCTCGCCTGCTGCCCATGGTGGCCGACGTGTCGGCGCTGCTGCACGCCGCGCACAAGCGTGGCGACAACCTGCTGTTCGAAGGCGCCCAGGGTACGCTGCTCGATGTCGATCACGGCACCTATCCCTTCGTCACGTCGAGCAACTGCGTGGCGGGTGCAGCCAGTGCCGGAGCAGGCGTCGGTCCGGGCATGCTGCATTACGTGCTGGGTATCACCAAGGCTTATACGACCCGTGTCGGTTCTGGCCCCTTCCCGAGCGAACTGCCGATCGAGGAAGAGGGCAGCGTCGGCCATCACCTGTCGACCATCGGTCACGAGCGTGGAACGGTGACCGGCCGCGTGCGCCGCTGCGGCTGGTTCGACGCGGCTGCGCTGCGCCGTTCGATCCAGATCAATGGCGTGACCGGCCTGTGTCTGACCAAGCTCGACGTGCTCGACGGCATCGAGGAACTGCAGGTCTGTACCGGCTATCGCGTCAACGGTGAGGTGTCCGACCTGCTGCCTCTGGGGTCGGAGCGCGTCGGTGCCTGCGAGCCCATCTACGAGACGCTGCCCGGCTGGGAGGGTACGACGGTGGGAGCGAAGCGGGTGGAGGATCTGCCGGCCAATGCGCGCGCCTACATCGCGCGCATCGAGGCCTTGTGCGACGTGCCGGTCGACATGATTTCGACCGGCCCCGATCGTGAAGAGACCATCGTGCTGCGTCATCCTTTCGAGTGA